ATAACATTTGATATGAAACTAATGACTTCCAACTAGTGTAGGTACATTCAAATAATTACAGGCCTCAAAACCCTCATTAGTCAGCCAGATTGCTTCCTGCCTTCAAGTATGACTACTTTAACATATCATAAACTGAGTCAGCAAATTTAAAATATACCTGGGGAAAAGGTTGtaagttaaaacaaaagaaatccaatAATGCTACAATATTTATGACCTTCCTGTGGAGTTTGTTGAGCTCTccagattttcattaaaaaataagtttctactTCTGAAAGCAGATAGTCCTTTAGGATCAAGACATGTTATCTCACTGAGTCTGCAGCCAGATAGCTGTGAACATCCATCTATTCTAGTAGAGATAATTTTGACCTcttaaatacaaataatgtaaaTAATTTCACTTCAGACAATAACACTAGAAACACAAGTGTGGCTAGACAGACAAGACTTCTGTACAATAAGGATTTTAGGGAAGTCTCCCATTGTTACTCGTGGGGGTAGGGATCAGCACAACAACCAGTCTACCACTGCTACTAATGCTGCCACCTTTTCTAGTACTGTTGTGATAGCAACTGTGAGAGATTTCCCTAAAATCCCTAGTGTATTCACAGCAGTTGAAATTCTagattcattgaaatcaatgacaaaattcccattggcttcaatgggctagGATTTTACCCAACCAGTTTTATTTGTTGTATTTCAGTGAAACAGATACTCCAAAGAATAAAGATGTAAAGTTTGAATATGTAAACCaccaaatatttttataattaagAAGTCTACTATTCTCCTCACGCTGAAGATAACTGGCAAACATTTTTACAGTATAATGAGTTAAAATGTGTTGAACGAAGTagaattttctattaaaatttcAGTCAGGATGTTAGACTCTCATTTCCTGGATTATCAGTGGTTTAGAAATGTAAAAGCAATGTTCTTCCCTTTAGGACTCAGTTACAATTACAACTGCGCCACAGAACTTGGTTACAAAATTCCAATTTGCAATGCAGACTGAACTTTAGGAGTGTCCCTTAACAATATTACTGCCTTAGGCAACAATAAAGAGCAGTATTTATGCTCCCAATATAGTATTAAAAGAGGaataaaagagaacaaaaacaaatgctttTAATTTGCTCCCAAAGATTTCAATTGCCCCATGTCAAAACTCAAAGCTGTAGTGCAGCAATTCTAGGTCCAGGAGAACCAGATGCTTCACTTTTGTATTATGTTATTCTACAAACATTTTGCTTCCTtactatatttatattaaaaaaaataacctatCCAAGGCTCTAGACACCGCTACAAAACACCAACCtctcctatcctatcctatcctatccctGACACCGCTGATTTCTCTCAAAGGCCCACCTCCacagccaaacacacacacactcacaccacgTCTTGGGCTTTCCACCCTGTGACCTTTGACTCCCACATAGTTGCTCTTCCTGTCACAGGCCAAACACTCCAAGAAGACCCCACACTTTCCCTTGTAAAATTTCACTATCAACAAGGAAAGGGATTCACAACAAGGGTTTGTCTACTcatgaaaattaatccagaataaaGGGTGTGAATTGAAAGTGGATTAACTATTCCCAATTTTCTCCAGGCACTCTTATTTCAGAATGTCTTATTCTAAATTAGTTTGACTcacttccaaagtggattaaGTTAATTCAGAATATAATACTTTTATTCCAGAAGAGGAGCATCTATACTCAGAATTAAtcaatcaggaatagctattctggaaaaACTCCCCATGCAAAAGAGCCTGTATATAGGCTATGTATACACTacagcagaggttttcaaactgcagtacatggaccaccagtggtccgcgagctccattcaggtggtccgcagatagttccctctaaggtgtgcacctGGGCAGCCGCATAGAACACAGTGAAGGGCCACCCACTTAATTAATGGAGCTGCACAGGCGtgactccactaattaggtacctggaccctggagaagatacacatgtaaggtgagggccttgggaggaataggtggtagggggcagtggggtgagaagagggggtggggggaatttgggatgtgcagggctgcggctgccagagaaagaggcgactttccccagctccagggctgcagctgccagggagaaacccccctccttcccagccccagctcgggggctgccatggtgggggagggagggcacatccatcgcattagaaaggtaagaccactgatattaaaatatgtgtgcttttatttgtagaacaaaaaagggttaattattattaaggtattttttatatagtgcttttatccaaagcactttacaatagttagctaacggtacaaacatttggaaagatcattaagtggtctgccgagatcCTCAgaaattttcaagtggtccacggaaaaaaaagtttgagaaccactgcactacagaGCTTATGCCAAAGTAGCCCTTTACTGATGACGCAGAGTACATTGACTGAAGGAGTTTTTCTGCCAATGTAGCAACACCATCTCCCCACATGACTTTATCTATGCCTACAGAAAACACagttctgtcagcatagctgtgtctacactgggggttttgtcAGCCTAGCTATGTTGGTCATGGGTGTAGAGAGGTTTTCACATCCCTGCCAATataacttttaaatgtagacagggtgaccagatgagaggaagaaaatattgggacacatggggggggtgAAGTGCTGGcggagcaaaataaaaaaaaaaaaaaaaaaagccgagtgctgctggcaggacaaacacctaaatatcaggatggtcccgattttatcgggacgtctggtcaccctaagtgtagACCATAGTCACAGAGATGGGAAAAGTGGAGAAGATGCTGGAATCAGGAGAACAATCAGCACAGGTGTACACAGATGacaacctcctctcccttccccacaactAGTTAGCTACATTTGGCATAAATCAAAAAAAAGAGGAGTAATTGGAGTTTAcacaaaggaaaaaatgggaTTTACTGCTGTGAATTGTTTATCTATACAAAGACATTGGATAGAAATTTAAGAGAACTAGGGAGCAGACCTTTAAAAGAACGCATGAAAGAATATATTGAGCTATTTAGTTAATTGGTAGAATGGCCTTCCTGATGAAGTTGTGAAAGTATAaataagtgaaaataaaaattggcCAACTCTATGAAATCTAATTAAATCAAAGGGGTATCAGTGCTGTTCTGGGTTGCTTTTTTGGAGatagtctcccccccccacacacacacacacaagaaattCTTTATGACTATGTTGTTCATACTCTTTTCCACCAGCTAGCTTCTTTTGTGGGGGGAtatcatttttccttttgtgcagcacaaaaaaatttaaaatgcatgtaagctctttggggcagggaccatttttgtgtgtttgtatggCAACCAGCACAACCAGTTCCTTATTcatgaccagggctcctaggCAATATGGTGATACATATAATGAATAAGTCTATACATGAAAAATATAGAGAGAAAATTCAGCTATCACTCACAGACTTCAAATGTCGATGAGTGCCAAGTACTGTCCTCAGATGGAAGATTACTATGTGTCCTACCCTCCCCCTCCAATGTGCACTGTCTATTGTTAAGGTTGCCTAATTCTTCTCATTATGAGAGCCTATTTTCACTTGTTTGTAAGTTTCCCAAATTATAACtgcttgggctgaaattttccacactgGATGTCAGCctcaggctattttttttttttgagaagttTCAGCTAATATGGTTTAACCATTTCTGAGAAAGAGTTTAAAGGAAATTATATTGCTTAGCCCCTCTGTCACAGGTCTCTGCCTTCTCGAGCCTGTGCCCTACATTGGCTGGTTCAATAAAGAGTCCCCATGCCTTCTTGGTGCTTCACCcttgtctttatttacagtgcaaccATGTAGTCCCCCTTATTCCCCCAACAGCTATCCCCATTCAGACCCATCCCAGGGTCTAATCACCATGAGGTTCCCTGCTTTTGGTGAGGCAACAAAGAGGTAAGCCTCCTAGTCCATCCCAGGCTAGCCTCCTGACTCAGCTTTCtccagggcttttatagccctctcCTTCCTCAGCCCAGCTGTCTCTACTTAGCTCAAGTCATTACTATGAGCCAGCCCTCATTAGGGCCTGCAGCTGAGCTCTCTGCTGGTTTCCCTACCAGAACGCAGGGCTTGGCCAGCATTTTGGTAGGGCATTCAAGAGGTTttaccccagccctgccacacctTCTTAAAAAATTGTGACCATTTTGTTGAGATGCTCCAGCACGACCAtgttttggagcagagacttcaaATTTGACTTAAGTCACCCTGGTTTCTGGGATGTGTCTTTTGCAGTTCCCATGAAAaaatgcccaaatttggccacatTATGAGACTCTGaagcacatgctcagtagagacttcttagaatttggcagctaaatgCTCTGAAGATTCCATTCTGCCCTGAGCATACTGCATCCCATGACAGCTGGCACATGCTGCCTAGATTGCACATGCACTATTCCCAGAGAATGACTGCACATGCTCCAACCTGGagctgcagggactgagcagaaCTTCCCCTGCCACTGTTGCTCCCAGCTGTTGTGAGCTACTATGGTACAAACTGAGCAAGGAATAtgtttctcctgtgctctcaatgctcccACTGCTGATGCTGAGGCAGCAtgaaggaggaagctgcctgactgTAACAGAGAGAGAACAAGACAGATCATGACAGCAGGAAAACTGAGGTAAAGAGTCTCATAGGAAAAACTGGGAGAAGCCAGGGAGAGAGGACAAGAGATAGGACTGTTCTACAGGCAGATTGGAGAGGAAGCAGGTCAGGCTTTCCTTGAAGCACAAATATGGACACAAGCATCTGTGACCACTACAGCACACTCTTCTTCAGAACCTCAGGTTTGATCTACATTTGTTAGATTGACATAGCTCTGCTGgtcagtgtttgaaaaaaaaaaaaaaaaaaaaaaacagaaaaaaaacccccacTATCCTGACCATGTAGCTATGCTGCCCTAATccacagtgtagatgcagtttgtCAGCAAGAGAATATTTCTGCCTGCACAACTTTGTTCAGGGTGTTCCTCcaccaatggaaaaaccccttccatcactgtagacTGCTATGCTATAGcttccatagtgtagacacagcctaagatttctgagtctcaacattcctctgttgtcagcaaatagctgtgaaatccATTGGCAAAGCGCAGCTCATCTCCCTCTAATGCAGGTCCATGCAGAGGATGACAGCAGAGTGTCAGTCCATTAGCATGAGTGGCCAATGTTTGTGCTGAACATGTAAAGGTTCCAACACTGATTACCCATGTTGCTATCGCTAGGTTTCTATATGATGGTATTTATTCTTcgcattgttttttaaaaagttgagaaatcacagaaatgttaaaaaagaaaattaaggttgcaaagtcaagcactcaaaagttaggaaatgcatcCATTGGGAATATGCATTATGTAGtcttacatatttttttttctgaagaaccATGGCTCAGCAGGAACACAGGATGGTGCTCTGAGAATGAATCAGAATGGTGTAGTGAACAAAGCAtaggatcatggggaggggaaggatggtctctTGGTTAATAGCTAAATGACTACCCTGAAGAACTGGTTTCTTTCCTACCTCTGCCACAGCGTTCTCATGTGATGTTTGGAAAGTCACGTAAGCCAAACATTTTATGGGTTATCACTCATTATGAGATCATCATTCTGTGGATGTCTGACTTGAGACCCTGagctgatttgcagaagtgctgaaaacACATTACTGCTATTGAAATGAATGAggtgtgctttgaacatatacaatgctaagtactctggaaAAAGAGGTCAGTGGGATCTCCAATTgcgcacccaaaattagtggtcACTTTTGATCTTAACTCTTTCTGGCCTAGAATCACAGATTTAGATATTGCAACTCTCAGCATTGCACCACCTTTCAGGCACTTTACCACTTAGTGGAACTCACAGCCCAAGTTAGGTGCCAGACattctataccagtggttctcaacctgcagcacAAACAGCAcgcagctgcagcccatgtgacatcctcagggccatacaggtagtattggatgcagctCACatgtgcagcccacaatggtaaataggttgagaatcactgttctaTACATTGCATAGGCATCTAAGAataggatccacaaaagccagtacTGAGCATGGAGTCATTTAAACCAGCCAATCAGAAATCCTGAGAAAGGTTGGGCACAAGCTCTACCCCTCTGTGGAAGCCTGCACAATCTCTGGGGCAGAGGAAGGCACCTATCTCTGGTTGGGATTCTTAGCAGTGAACCCTTTCCTGGAGTTAGGAGCCTATACTATCAGGATACTCATTTAAGATGTGGGAGAGCTGGGTCCAGTTATGTACTGTTCTCTGAtgcagaacagggatttgaacctgggtctccctccTCAGGTGACATTTCTAATCACTGCACTATAATCATTCTCACCCTGGCTCAACCCATCTTTAATAATTCATCATACACAGCTTCACAAGAGAGGCCCTCCTCCCAATGCTAGAATACCCCATTGCTCAATGGCTGTCACTTCTGGAAGGTAGGAAGCCcaagttcaaatctctgctccacaTCACATAGAAGGGGAAAATGAACTTGGGTTCACCCACACCACAGGCAAGGtgcctaaccactgagctaaagggaAGCCAGCCTCACACCCCTGCATCCATTTTGTGCAGGTTTAAACATGTTTTGAGCACACCTACTGGCTCAGGCTCTGCAAAGATAGGTAGGAGACAACCTAGTTTGGGGAGCCTACTTAGGCAATGATGTGCACCTTGGGCTATGGGTTGTGAACCACTGGTctatcagcacacagctgcagcccatttTACATCCTCAGGACCATACAGATAGTACATATAGTGTGTGGATGCAACTCACATAAcacagagctgcatatgcagcccacaataggttgagaaccaccgatCTAGACTGAGGCAACAGAATGTATGCACACATGCAGAGGCTTAGATTTTAACTATGGAATCCCATGGGATTTTAGGCACCTTTTTCTGATtaggcaggagcagagaggggtTTCAGGATCAGAGTAGCACCTATCCTCTTATGGATCTAGGTTTCTATGCTTaaattccccatctataaaataggaataCCAGCTCACCtcagagggtacatctacagtgcaaaaaacccacagcactaagtctcagagcctgggtcagctgagttgggttgcagggctaaaaattgcagtgtagaagttCAGGCTTAGCCTGGACTCTTAGTCCCTCCCTCCCACATGGGTCAGTCCAATCAATAtcgcaattttatagccccacaagcagtcagttgacctgggccagcagcagccatGCTACAGGTCTTTTAtgagtgtagacatatccaccaggggtgtgtgtgtggtgtgaagaTTAATTTAGGTTTGTGAAGCACTCCTAACAGCAGAGTCCCACAGAAAAAAACTATTCGGAAATAATTCTGTaatcagagcagggtttgaatggtATTTGGTATGAAAGGCATAGTGCAATATCCAGCAATCACATAACAGAATTAAAAGAGCTGCTCATTCAAAATGCAATATCCATTCTGTGCAAGAAGGCCTAAATCCTGTGAAGAAAACTGGATATGCAAAGGCAGCAGAATTATGGTTGTACAGGCAACCATttttctggcatttcccaacttttgaatGCTCAGCTTTGCAACTGTAGTTGTGTATGTAATTCTATTTAGGTTGTTATACTAGCCCTTACAGATGCCTGAGAACCTTGATATATCTATTCCCATCAGTAGTCAAAAGACAGCAGGCTTCATTGATTAGGAAAGAGTAAAACCAACTTTGTTGCTGATAAAATTTTTGACACTTGACCAAGGCTCTTTCTTCTCTACAGTTTTGCACAGTAATAAATACTAAAATAGTTAGAGTGCATGTCTCCTACATAATCAAGCTTATAGATTTATTTTCAGACCACAACTCCAAGCAGTGGTGTGCACGTGGTAGGAGTATGCAAGTGATTTTGATTCAGAATACTTAACCAACCTGaactaaaattgaaaaaaaactaTTGCAAAAAGTTAGAGATAAATGGGCCTGAGAAGGTATGGACAAATATTAACAACCAGATTTATACTCTTTGGCTTGCACGTTTCTCATTTGATAAAATGTCCTATTTGGAATGCAAATATTTTCTATCAACTCTAAACAAGCCACAAACTAAGGCACTTCCCCATCTGGTGGTGGGAGGGCCTGCAGTAAATCCCCACTCTGGACAGTAGGTCTTCCCACTGTTTCTTTATCACTATTTTCAAGTTAGGCCTTGAAGTACTCCTCctccaaacaaaaaatattcacaaacaaaataaagggggatacctttccctcccccacctcagggGCATCATCCTGTTATGCACCCAAGGTGTCAGTCCTTCCTCTAAACAAGTATTCAGTTTTGGTTGTTTCCGTTGTAGGGAGGAGAGCAGCCTCTCATCCTAGAGATACCTGTCTTTCCTCCTCACCAGAGGAGGGATTTTTAGGtttcaggcagcccttaattggattcAGGTGTGCCTAATTGACCTGAGGCAACTCCTCCTCAGCTTACAGGAAAAGGGACCTTTATCATTCTAAGGCTAACATCCTCTCTTGCAGCTGTCCAGCTTTTGTCACAAGTTTTAATCACAATATCTAGTTGCCAAATTTGAAAATTGTAACTCCAATAGGAGACATTTTCACAGTATTATATAAAGGAAATCCACCTCACAATTAATTAGCATGAAGGTATCAGCTTGGTTCCTATAAATTCCCTCACAAGTCAGTCAGTGCATTCCCCACACTAACAAAAATGCAATCTAATTAGAACAGTGGCAGTTTAACATTTACTTTTCACAGGCATAAGCCACAGCCAGTACACAAAGTAGAGAAGAAGTATGGTCAAGAGGTCAAAATAATTTGAGCATTTCACTTATTATAATGGAACCTTACAAGGCTTACTTGTTTTGGTTCAGAGTGAAGTCAAAGCCAGAACTCATCAGAACATATCTAAACATAAGAAAGCAAAATCCAGAGCTCCCAAAGGTTGGGGTGAAATTTACTTATATTCAGCCCATTATAAAAACATATTTGAGCTGAATCTCTAATTCAAACCTGAATTTCCTTTAGGACTGTGTAGTTAAGTTTTCAAAAGATAGGAAAACACTTAAAATGTATCCAGTGTTAATTAAAAAGTATCAAAAAAACTAGTTTTAAAGAATTTTTGCTGCATCTCAGAAGATTTGGGTAACAATTCAGGCATCTTTCCTCACTTGTTTCAGTAGAGGGAGCCACATTTTCATCACAGATGCCGCAATACTGCAATAGAGGTTCTCAAtccccccccaaaatgaaattaGGCTCTCTACAATCGATAGCAAGAGTTTGCTTAATTAAGTGGATATAGTTGAATGAATGATAAATTACCCTCAAAAGACCTAAGATGAAAAGAGGGGTTAGAAATGTACTTTTTGAGCTTGAAAGATCATGATAGATGCCACCCATCAAAAACAGACAACttagtcaggcttgacaaaatttatttttcattcatttcttgCACTTGAAGTATTCTTCGATTACATCTTTGGCCTGAGATTCTTTGCCATAGTCCTATAATACAAAAAAGAGTAAATTAATGGACTACAGACATCTTTGGAAATTAATATATCTTTGTTCAGAGTAAGCTACAGGCTAAAttaattacaatatatttttgtttggctACGCTGGGGTAAACTTTAGTGGAAGATATTCAAATAGATTCAGCAGTTAGAAATACGGGCACACAAACTTTATTCTTCAAGTATGATGTACATGtatgtatatacttgttcatgtACACACCCTCATGTCAGCAGTAACAACCAGAAACTCTTGGTGTTCACTTTAGCCTCCTTAATATGCTAATAAGTTGCACACACCTCATCTACTTCCCACTGTTTGAAGAAACTAAGCTGTGCAGAAGTTGGGATAAAAGGTATCCAGTGATAAACATGTATACTAACTGCTAGATTCTTCCTTATATACACCACAGTATTTTTGAAAGACTGTTCCCATCCTTGACTCCCCTCAAACACACCAATAATCCCCTGTACTTTGACAAAAACAATGGTGTGTTCAAAAGCAGTGTGCTTCTACCATCTCTTTGTTGCGCTCCTTGAGCAACCACAAGTGGACTGCACTTTCCCAGATACTCTGCTACTCTTCCAAAATACCCTTCAATGTCCCTGCAATGTATCTGAGTGCCCGGAGACTTAAGGGAACCTAATGGTAAAATGTAGGCAAGCATACCTAATTGTTGTGATAACATGGAATCTGTGGGAAAGCTTTAACAGTCATAGGAAACCCATTTATTAAAATCCAGAACAATgacagaaatatgaaaataatctGAGTAACCATTAGTGTTGTCCACTATGGAAGATATGTTGCCATTTTCAGGGACCTCAAGGACTAGCAAGTCTTTAAGGCTCGTACCATGGCTTTGTTATTGCCAGCACCATCCTAATGATTTCTGCAGAACATTTTCAAGTTAAGCAGACATAATTTACTGGCATTTAGTTATGTGTTAAAACAGAACCAGACCTCTTCCAATAAAGGGTaatattaaatttgttttaagGCTAACACATTAATGTTTTCTATCAATCCTGTACTCAAATTTCTAGTTATGCATTATAAAATaatcagcaacaaaacaaaaaatgttagaCTGAGCTGGACTGGTAAAACTATTTGTTGCTAAAAATACCACTAAagttaaactgataagaacaggtACTACGCTTGAATGTTAACTCATGTATGCCTATTTTTTTCAATAcaggaagcaattttttttctggaaCAGAGAATTGGCACTGAATTTacaaagtgaaaatatttttctatttaaaatcatATTCTAggtttattacttttttttggAAACTgaggaaacaaatggaaaaaacttGTCATCTTACTTTGACAACCACACAACTGCAGCCCACTACTTTGCGGGGTTTTCCTTCTCTGTCGATTTTGCAGAGACCTACCCACTCACCCAGTTTCTTGTTGTCATCAACCTGTTAAAGACATTAGTATGTTAGAACTGCACTTTCCTTGGTGCAATCAGAATAAGATCAAAGCTGCTGTAGACTCAGAAACATTGGGTAACGTTTGTGGCTGCTTTCCTCACAAATATCAGTAGAGGGAGCCAAACTATCATCATTGTACAGCTCTAACAGGATTCTGAAGAATACAGCTCTAAATTTGTAACTGAAGTTTCAATACTCACTTTTATCAAGTTGATCTGGTGTTCTGCACAAAGGGCTTCAACCAACTTTACATACATGGGTTCGTCGCAGTTTGAAGCAAGAACACAAAGGTGGGCTTGGCGTCTAATATAAAGAACATTTATACACAAGTTACACAACAAGTTATTCCAAAGTCAATAGATTTTCATTAGTAATTAAGCCATGAACTAAAATACAATATTCAATGTCTATTTGCCTGCAATAAACCACTTTTTGTAAAACCTATCTGATCCCACCAATATGTTGAGATTCAGTTTACAAGAGAATAAACAACTTTTAATCAAGCTTTAGAAGGTTTTACTGCATCAATATCAGAGTTCATGGTTTAACTGACAGGAATCCACTTCAGTTTTGAAAACAATCTCAAAAACCATTGATTACATGGAACCGCTGCCCTTGATTTAATGTAGTGTAGTGTAGTTAGATCCCAGTATCTGCAAATGACTGCATATAGGCACACCTCCATATTACAGCAAGCAGTCAACTGCAAGAGTGAGGCCTTCACTGTGTAGTTCAAATGACAGTAATCCATTAGCACAACTAGGATTGTGAAGTAAAAATGTATGTCCACTAGTTATATTTGGCATttaaattataaactcttcaaggcagggatctTGTCTGCCTGTTTGCACAGCAGCTATCATGACAGGACCTCAAGTTTAATTAGGGCCTCTGTACACTATTGCTATACATACTTTTTTGGATAGATTGAAGAGGAAGATGAGAGTAAGGGAGACCTGAAAGAAGGCAGTTACAGGAGCCCaggcaaggaaaaaaaacaaaaaaaaaacaaaacaaaaaaaacagtggCACAAGCCATGAATTTTATATCTTTACTTTATGCATTTTGACCATTAAGATGACTAGAGTTGTTTGAACTTTGTATGCAATTttaccccccctcccacccagggcaACTGGAATGGAGTTATTGTAGTTGTTCACAATCTCTCAAGTAAAAGTTCTATGAACAACATATTGGAtaaaggtgggggagggcaccACTGAAAGAGAATGGGATCTGACTGAGGATCCACCTGAATCATGGGCATGGGTTTGGCTCTGACTCTGATCTCTCCTGATCCCCCTCGTGCAAGAATTGGAATCAGGGGCATCAGTCATTACGCCCAGACCTGATTACAACCATGATGCTACTTCATCTATTCCATCCAGCACCACACATCTGATTATCTGAAGAGATGAATGCAGCTAAAAACAGGCTCTTAGTATTGTACTTAACACACTTTAAAATAATCCACCTATTAAATATCACTACTAACCGTGGTCCTGTGCTAATAcctctccatcccccacccaGCCTACAACAAATAAAGTTTTACATATAGGCAGCTCAAAAAGCAATGTCTCTTTAGGCAATATAATTGTATTTCCTAAAGTATGTTTCAGGCAGTTGACTGTACATAGTCTAGGTCTTTTTCCTTTCTCACCCctgtttttatattatatttcagTCTATTTCCTTAAACTTACAGGTTTGTCAGACTACTTTTATCACTCATAAAAAGAGTGAAGGGGTATCCGACATTTTTGAGAGTCATCATTCAAACACTGTAGTTTTATTGGAGTTTTGAAAGTTATTATATACCTAAACCTAAAAAGGTTATTCACATATGCATCTCTATCTTACTTTGCCACTAAGTGTGTGCTCTGAGACCAACTCACATACCACATTTGGTAACAGATACATAATAAGTTTCAGCTTTATGTTCTGTTTTATAAGATTTTATTTGCAATATATTATACAGAAGTTCGTCGAATGAAAccagaaaataaattaaaggttACCAAAAAACTGAAGACAAGTTTTCCCAAATAGACCTATTCTCAATGAGATCTTGAGAAGATTTTTATCCCCAGTTAAAGGCACACTATTAAGTTTAGTAGACCCCAAAGCTCATACGGTCTATAAACAACTCTATCAGCTCTCCAAAACAAGGGCCATACTAGTCAAACTACATTTAAAGTAGAGACTCAAGCAAACTACATGCAGACTAAGATTTC
The nucleotide sequence above comes from Trachemys scripta elegans isolate TJP31775 chromosome 3, CAS_Tse_1.0, whole genome shotgun sequence. Encoded proteins:
- the RPS12 gene encoding 40S ribosomal protein S12, translating into MAEEGIAAGGVMDVNTALQEVLKTALIHDGLARGIREAAKALDKRQAHLCVLASNCDEPMYVKLVEALCAEHQINLIKVDDNKKLGEWVGLCKIDREGKPRKVVGCSCVVVKDYGKESQAKDVIEEYFKCKK